The following coding sequences lie in one Labrus bergylta chromosome 13, fLabBer1.1, whole genome shotgun sequence genomic window:
- the ift88 gene encoding intraflagellar transport protein 88 homolog, giving the protein MENVHLAMEEDDLYSGYNDYNPTFDSEELENDVDFQQAVRTSHGRRPPMTAKFPGTAIGSRALGTSFGSRVPLVSSMGRPMTGAVQDGAARPMTAVRAAGYTSSMVRGPAFDPLGQSKGPAPPLEAKNEDTPEEKIKILEKKVNDLIEESCMAHSIGALQLALEKGKEAGRKERALVRQREQSGNAEHISLDLTYSVLLNLANQYANNEMYPEALNSYQVIVKNKMFSNAGRLKVNMANIYVKQKNYPKAIKFYRMALDQISNAHKEMRIKIMQNIGVVFVRMGQYSDAITSFEHIMSESPNIKTGFNLILCYFAIGDRERMKKAFQKLISVPLGIDDEDKYIPTNDDTSSNMVIEAIKNDKLHQMERDLKVLAEKYIMTAAKLIAPAIETSFVTGFDWCVEMVKSSQYVELANDLEINKAITYLRQKDFNQAVETLKTFEKKDSRVKSAAATNLSFLYFLEKDYDQADRYADLAMNADRYNPAALINKGNTVFVKQDHEKAAEFFKEALRNDSSCTEALYNLGLTYKRLNRLEEALDCFLKLHAILRNSAQVMYQLANLYPLLEDTQQAIEWLMQVISVTPTDPQALAKLGELHSGEGDKSQAFQYYYESFRYFPSNIDVIEWLGAYYIETQFCEKAIQYFERATLIQPTQVKWQLMVASCYRRSGNYQKALETYKDIHCKFPENVECLRFLVRLCTDMGLKEVQEYATRLKKVEKMKEIREQRVKSGREGSTRGRREGREGSAGSAGVSTPVLTPPKKTGTMDMEVKAVSQSEPKQLSPLLDSGRDSGHSSNSTKGERLSAKMRSLPGSNEPYEASSPKEIDASYVDPLGPHMERPKTGAKRRVEDDDFADEELGDDLLPE; this is encoded by the exons tcTCGAGTCCCTCTGGTCTCTTCAATGGGAAGACCCATGACTGGAGCTGTGCAG GATGGAGCAGCTCGACCAATGACTGCTGTCAGAGCAGCAGGTTACACGTCCTCCATGGTCCGCG GCCCTGCCTTTGATCCTCTGGGCCAGTCCAAGGGCCCTGCTCCTCCACTTGAAGCAAAGAATGAGGACAC GCCCGAGGAGAAGATCaagatcctggagaagaaaGTGAACGACCTGATCGAGGAGAGCTGCATGGCACACAGCATCGGAGCCTTACAACTG GCTCTTGAAAAAGGCAAAGAGGctgggaggaaggagagggccCTCGTGAGACAGAGGGAACAGTCTGGGAATGCTGAGCACATCAGTTTAGACCTCACCTACTCT GTTTTGCTTAACCTTGCCAACCAGTATGCAAACAATGAAATGTACCCAGAAGCCCTGAACAGCTACCAGGTCATCGTGAAAAACAAGATGTTCAGTAATGCAG GCCGTCTGAAAGTCAACATGGCCAACATTTACGTCAAACAGAAGAACTACCCTAAAGCCATCAAGTTCTACCGCATGGCGCTGGATCAGATCTCCAACGCTCACAAGGAAATGAGGATCAAGATCATGCAGAATATTGGAGTGGTCTTTGTCCGCATGGGTCAGTACTCAGACGCCATAACGTCTTTTGAGCACATCATGAGCGAGAGTCCAAACATCAAAACCGGCTTCAACCTCATCCTGTGCTACTTCGCCATCGGGGatagagagaggatgaagaaggcCTTCCAGAAGCTCATCTCTGTTCCTCTGGGCATTGATGATGAAGACAAGTACATCCCGACTAAT GACGACACCAGCTCAAACATGGTCATTGAAGCCATTAAGAACGACAAACTTCATCAGATGGAAAGAGATCt GAAAGTCCTGGCTGAGAAGTACATCATGACTGCAGCCAAGCTCATCGCTCCGGCCATCGAGACATCTTTTGTCACTGGATTTGACTG GTGTGTGGAAATGGTGAAAAGTTCTCAGTATGTCGAGCTTGCAAACGATCTGGAGATAAACAAAGCCATCACCTACCTGAGACAGAAGGACTTTAACCAG GCTGTGGAGACACTGAAGACGTTTGAAAAGAAGGACAGCAGAGTGAAGAGTGCTGCAGCCACAAACCTCTCTTTCCTCTACTTTTTG GAGAAGGACTATGACCAGGCTGACCGATATGCCGACCTCGCCATGAATGCTGATCGCTACAACCCCGCAGCACTTATCAACAAAGGCAACACGGTGTTCGTCAAGCAAGACCACGAGAAGGCTGCAGAGTTCTTCAAAGAAGCTCTGAGGAACGACTCGTCCTGCACGGAGGCCCTCTATAACCTCG GTCTAACATATAAGAGACTGAATCGTCTGGAGGAGGCTCTGGACTGCTTCCTGAAGCTCCATGCTATTCTGAGGAATAGCGCCCAGGTCATGTACCAGCTGGCCAACCTGTATCCT CTTCTGGAAGACACTCAGCAGGCCATCGAGTGGTTAATGCAGGTCATCAGCGTAACTCCCACTGACCCCCAGGCACTGGCCAAACTGGGAGAGCTGCACAGTGGGGAGGGGGACAAATCCCAGGCTTTCCAGTACTACTACGAG TCCTTCAGGTACTTTCCCTCCAACATTGATGTGATAGAGTGGCTTGGTGCTTACTACATCGAGACGCAGTTCTGTGAAAAGGCCATTCAGTACTTTGAAAGAGCCACACTCATACA ACCCACCCAGGTGAAATGGCAGCTCATGGTGGCAAGCTGCTACAGGAGAAGTG GAAACTACCAGAAAGCTCTGGAAACGTACAAAGACATTCATTGCAAGTTTCCAGAAAACGTCGAAT GCCTGCGTTTCTTGGTGAGGCTGTGCACCGATATGGGACTCAAAGAAGTCCAAGAATATGCCACCAGGCTGAAGAAGGtggagaagatgaaggagatCAGAGAACAG AGGGTGAAGTCCGGGCGGGAGGGCAGCACCAGAGGTCGGAGAGAAGGCAGAGAGGGCAGCGCTGGGAGTGCTG GCGTCTCCACACCTGTCCTCACCCCCCCTAAGAAGACCGGCACTATGG ACATGGAAGTTAAAGCAG TTTCTCAATCTGAGCCTAAACAACTCAGTCCACTGTTGGACTCAGGGAGAG ACAGCGgccacagcagcaacagcacTAAAGGAGAGCGTCTGAGCGCCAAGATGAGGTCACTTCCTGGTTCGAATGAGCCCTACGAGGCGAGCAGCCCGAAAGAGATCG ATGCATCTTACGTGGACCCTCTGGGGCCTCATATGGAGAGGCCGAAGACGGGCGCCAAGAGACGCGTGGAGGACGACGACTTCGCAGACGAAGAGCTCGGAGACGACCTGCTGCCCGAGTAG
- the eef1akmt1 gene encoding EEF1A lysine methyltransferase 1 encodes MSDSDDDDDVPALSAHTLAALQEFYNETTAQDESSTPGDQFAVGAVEEDWRMSQFWYSDETATQLAEEVVREAGEGGRIACVSAPSAYQKLKQGVVDGADRVSAVVLEYDRRFAAYGDDFIFYDYNEPLSLPAHVAPQSFDIVLADPPYLSEECLSKVAKTIQYLSKGKVLLCTGAIMEKCAKQLLDVRMCSFLPKHNRNLSNEFRCFVNYPSRLLSCRGASTSD; translated from the exons ATGAGTGAcagcgatgatgatgatgatgtcccTGCTCTGTCCGCTCACACTCTGGCTGCCCTGCAGGAGTTTTACAACGAGACCACAGCTCAGGATGAGAGCTCGACACCGGGAGACCAGTTCGCTGTGGGAGCAGTGGAGGAGGACTGG CGGATGAGTCAGTTCTGGTACAGTGATGAGACAGCGACTCAGTTAGCCGAGGAGGTCGTACGTGAAGCCGGAGAGGGAggcag GATCGCGTGCGTGAGCGCCCCCAGTGCGTACCAGAAGTTGAAGCAGGGCGTGGTGGACGGAGCGGACCGCGTGTCCGCCGTCGTGTTGGAGTACGACCGCCGCTTCGCCGCCTACGGAGACGACTTCATCTTCTACGACTACAACGAGCCGCTGTCTCTCCCAGCCCACGTGGCCCCTCAGAGCTTCGACATCGTCCTCGCCGACCCGCCGTACCTGTCCGAGGAGTGTCTGAGCAAAGTGGCCAAAACCATCCAATACCTGAGCAAAGGCAAAGTGCTGCTGTGCACGg GAGCGATCATGGAGAAATGTGCCAAGCAGCTCCTGGATGTCAGAATGTGCAGCTTCCTccccaaacacaacagaaacttGTCCAACGAGTTCCGCTGTTTCGTCAACTATCCGTCTCGCCTGCTGTCCTGCCGAGGAGCGTCAACCTCCGACTGA
- the il17d gene encoding interleukin-17D, which translates to MEPRRLRVMLLLLLHLVVLLLGWPVGAVRIRKKATRTRSCLDLPEEILEQMFGRLSIGVMSAFHHALQLEPQDRLNLTCPTTARSPNNSKTRLPVNLLSISPWAYRLSYDPSRYPRYIPEAYCLCKGCLMGPYGEESEQYRSTPVYAPSVILKRTGSCLGGRHSYTEIYVSIAVGCTCVPLLEKERDGHKSNQSLDRVENKTGRRRLVSVRKKV; encoded by the exons ATGGAGCCACGTCGCCTCCGcgtcatgctgctgctgctgctgcacctggTCGTGCTCCTGCTGGGCTGGCCTGTCGGGGCTGTGCGGATACGCAAAAAGGCCACCAGGACCCGGTCCTGCCTGGACCTGCCGGAGGAGATCCTGGAGCAGATGTTCGGCCGGCTCTCCATTGGAGTGATGAGCGCTTTCCACCACGCGCTGCAGCTGGAGCCACAGGACAGACTCAACCTCACGTGCCCGACCACCGCGCGGTCCCCAAACAACAGCAAGACCCGCCTCCCGGTCAACCTGCTCAGCATCTCCCCCTGGGCCTACAG GCTCTCCTACGACCCATCCCGGTATCCCCGTTACATCCCCGAGGCGTACTGTCTGTGTAAGGGCTGCCTGATGGGGCCGTACGGCGAGGAGAGCGAGCAGTACCGCAGCACTCCGGTCTACGCTCCCTCCGTCATCCTGAAGAGGACGGGCTCCTGTCTGGGAGGAAGACACTCGTACACAGAGATCTACGTCTCCATCGCTGTGGGGTGCACCTGTGTGCCGCTgctggagaaggagagggacgGACACAAGAGCAACCAGAGTCTGGACAGAGTGGAGAACAAAACGGGCCGAAGGCGCCTCGTCTCTGTGAGGAAGAAAGTGTGA